The Carassius carassius chromosome 2, fCarCar2.1, whole genome shotgun sequence genome has a segment encoding these proteins:
- the LOC132098410 gene encoding histone H1-like — protein MAETAPAAAAPPAKAPKKKSAAKAKKAGPAVGDLIVKTVSASKERSGVSLAALKKALAAGGYDVEKKNSRIKLAIKSLVTKGILLQVKGTGASGSFKISKKETETKKKPAKKAAPKAKKPAAKKPAAAKKPKSAAAKKPAAKKSPKKAKKPTAAAKKATKSPKKATKPAAPKKAAKSPKKTKTAKPKTAKPKAAKPKKAAPKKK, from the coding sequence ATGGCAGAAACCGCCCCAGCTGCAGCCGCCCCACCGGCCAAAGCGCCCAAGAAGAAGTCCGCCGCTAAAGCCAAGAAAGCAGGTCCAGCTGTCGGTGATCTGATCGTTAAAACCGTGTCCGCATCCAAGGAGAGGAGCGGCGTGTCTCTCGCTGCTCTGAAGAAAGCTCTCGCTGCCGGCGGCTACGACGTGGAGAAGAAAAACTCCCGCATCAAGCTCGCCATCAAGAGCCTGGTGACTAAAGGCATCCTGCTGCAGGTCAAAGGAACCGGCGCCTCGGGATCCTTCAAGATCAGCAAGAAGGAGACCGAGACCAAGAAGAAGCCGGCGAAGAAAGCGGCTCCTAAAGCCAAGAAGCCCGCGGCCAAGAAACCCGCTGCTGCCAAGAAGCCCAAGAGCGCAGCGGCAAAGAAGCCCGCCGCTAAGAAATCACCCAAGAAGGCCAAGAAACCCACTGCCGCCGCTAAGAAGGCCACCAAGAGTCCCAAGAAGGCGACGAAGCCCGCGGCGCCCAAGAAAGCAGCCAAGAGCCCCAAAAAGACCAAGACCGCCAAACCCAAGACAGCGAAGCCTAAAGCTGCCAAGCCTAAAAAGGCAGCTCCCAAGAAGAAGTAA